In a single window of the Elaeis guineensis isolate ETL-2024a chromosome 6, EG11, whole genome shotgun sequence genome:
- the LOC105060138 gene encoding EPIDERMAL PATTERNING FACTOR-like protein 2, with protein sequence MDHLLHCTKTCRPVHLVLITLLLLLLLSSKQEKYLAEGRSLFKLLEVAKEGGEEGVMMRALIGSRPPRCERKCTSCGHCEAVQVPIGPQVRNGGGHFFNTITSKGDDSSNYKPINWKCKCGSMLLNP encoded by the exons ATGGACCACCTTCTCCACTGCACCAAGACTTGTAGACCCGTTCACCTTGTCCTGATCACGTTGCTGTTGCTTCTTCTCTTGAGCTCTAAACAAGAAAAATACTTGGCAGAAG GTAGATCATTGTTTAAGCTTTTAGAGGTTGCCAAA gagggaggagaagagggggtgATGATGAGAGCTTTGATTGGATCGAGGCCGCCGAGATGTGAGAGGAAGTGCACTTCATGCGGCCACTGTGAGGCAGTTCAGGTGCCTATAGGCCCACAAGTCAGGAATGGAGGTGGGCATTTCTTCAATACGATCACTTCCAAAGGTGATGACAGCTCCAACTACAAGCCCATTAATTGGAAATGCAAGTGTGGAAGCATGCTATTGAATCCATAA